A genomic segment from Aegilops tauschii subsp. strangulata cultivar AL8/78 chromosome 1, Aet v6.0, whole genome shotgun sequence encodes:
- the LOC141021115 gene encoding uncharacterized protein, which yields MMNPPGSHAQYAPWGQQGVGSPSPQPWGCTPSPVYADGDAHGGFNPNVTFPHGHPAQRTPSRAFAGVQYPPYNYSPPAYVSSPTPPLRRGALPFSHLGDTDETEADMDDIIAIGSAAAAASPEFVTPDDMVDLSGGMDGELGYVYSEEEQEEEDEEEEEEEEPATFPARRRKKKKRAARSGEPRIKWASKKEECLAEAWKVVCLDLTTGTNQSIETYWERIKAEFDERKLVYPYFKGVYMQRGAKAMANHWGRIQGACNKWHGIIEEVAARPESGPSVEDQLLRMFAMYRQGNNDAEFKYLHVYKRIDMCEKWAEVRRTLDKAKETYKPDAPTPGTSEGRPDGNKGAKKGKHADAATARVQESIEHCLAEA from the exons ATGATGAATCCACCCGGCAGCCACGCCCAGTACGCACCCTGGGGCCAGCAAGGTGTCGGCTCTCCATCGCCGCAGCCATGGGGATGCACTCCCTCGCCGGTCTACGCCGACGGGGACGCGCACGGCGGGTTCAACCCCAACGTCACCTTTCCCCATGGACACCCGGCCCAGCGCACGCCCTCGCGTGCCTTCGCCGGCGTGCAGTACCCTCCATACAACTACTCGCCGCCCGCCTACGTGTCCTCCCCGACGCCCCCTCTCCGCCGTGGCGCGCTGCCCTTCTCGCACCTCGGCGACACCGACGAGACCGAGGCcgacatggacgacatcatcgcGATAGGCTCGGCTGCGGCCGCCGCGTCTCCCGAGTTCGTCACCCCGGACGACATGGTGGATCTCAGCGGCGGCATGGATGGCGAGCTCGGCTACGTCTACagcgaggaggagcaggaggaggaggacgaagaggaggaggaggaggaggagccagCGACCTTTCCGGCGAGGAGGcgcaagaagaagaagcgggcAGCCAGGTCCGGCGAGCCGCGCATCAAGTGGGCGTCCAAGAAGGAGGAATGCCTCGCCGAAGCATGGAAAGTCGTCTGCCTCGACCTGACCACCGGCACGAACCAGAGCATCGAGACGTACTgggagcgcatcaaggccgagttcgACGAGCGCAAGCTCGTCTACCCCTACTTTAAAGGCGTCTACATGCAGCGCGGGGCGAAGGCGATGGCGAACCATTGGGGGCGTATCCAGGGGGCGTGCAACAAATGGCATGGGATCATCGAGGAGGTCGCGGCTCGCCCGGAGAGCGGCCCCAGCGTTGAGGATCAG TTGCTGCGCATGTTCGCCATGTATCGGCAGGGCAACAACGACGCCGAATTCAAGTACCTCCACGTTTACAAGCGCATTGACATGTGCGAGAAGTGGGCGGAAGTCCGGCGTACCCTCGACAAGGCCAAGGAGACCTACAAGCCGGACGCGCCTACTCCGGGCACGTCAGAAGGGCGGCCGGACGGCAACAAAGGTGCCAAGAAGGGGAAACACGCCGACGCGGCTACCGCTCGAGTGCAGGAGTCCATCGAGCACTGCCTCGCCGAAGCATAG